The window GCTCGACTGGTGTATCACGGCCAAACATACTGACCATGACCTTGATCTTGCCCTTGACGGCGTCAATTTCTGCGATTGAGCCATCAAAGCCCTTGAACGGCCCGTCAATGATGGAGACCACTTCACCGACCGAGAAATCAATCTGATGCTTTGGCTCTTCGACGCCCATGCGCTTTTTGATCTTGGCAATTTCTTTGTCCGACACCGGTGTTGGCGTGGTGTCAGCACCAACGAAGCCAGTCACGCCCGGCGTGTTGCGGACGATGTACCACGTCTCGTCGGTCAG is drawn from Candidatus Saccharibacteria bacterium oral taxon 488 and contains these coding sequences:
- the nusG gene encoding transcription termination/antitermination protein NusG gives rise to the protein MSSNRYDSTRSWYAIHTYSGYEEKVAESIRQRINGVDMADKIFDVMVPKEKQIQIKNGKRKVVDAKIFQGYVLVEMKLTDETWYIVRNTPGVTGFVGADTTPTPVSDKEIAKIKKRMGVEEPKHQIDFSVGEVVSIIDGPFKGFDGSIAEIDAVKGKIKVMVSMFGRDTPVELDALQVKKV